A stretch of the Macrobrachium nipponense isolate FS-2020 chromosome 23, ASM1510439v2, whole genome shotgun sequence genome encodes the following:
- the LOC135196354 gene encoding uncharacterized protein LOC135196354 produces the protein MSTTTPSVPNTTTATPTTTPSVTTTSTSMTPNTTMETTTTTPSTTSTSTTTVTSSTSTTSSTTVSPTVTPQFFPNDSRCGKYWYRYNDICYLPTSITYGAWSEAKSTCTSWSSHLAQITSANEFYILKYLLDSDRTYWIGLEKTGTTTNYTWDVDNTAPTFVLEWETGRPQGYGCVYINNNKKWVDENCGQNTNRNFICKKPASN, from the exons ATGTCTACAACAACGCCCAGTGTCCCAAACACAACAACAGCAACGCCTACAACAACGCCAAGTGTCACAACAACAAGCACATCGATGACACCGAACACAACCATGGAAACTACAACTACAACACCATCGACAACAA GTACCAGTACTACAACTGTGACGAGTTCCACTTCAACCACCAGTTCAACTACAGTTTCCCCAACAGTCACACCTCAGTTTTTTCCCAATG ATTCTAGATGTGGAAAATACTGGTACAGATACAATGACATTTGCTATTTGCCTACATCTATAACTTATGGCGCTTGGAGTGAAGCAAAGAGTACCTGCACATCTTGGTCCTCACACTTGGCTCAGATCACTTCTGCCAATGAATTCTACATCCTTAAGT ATCTTTTAGACTCTGACCGCACCTACTGGATTGGTCTCGAAAAAACTGGCACCACGACAAATTACACCTGGGACGTAGACAACACAGCCCCAACATTTGTACTAGA ATGGGAGACTGGTAGACCACAAGGATATGGCTGTGTATacatcaacaataacaaaaaatggGTTGACGAAAACTGTGGCCAAAACACCAATAG GAACTTCATCTGCAAAAAACCAGCATCAAATTAA